TCTTTATTCCTTTGTTCTGATTCGGCCATTTTACGAACTATAAATCACTGATCAGTTAGACGATATTCGTCATTGCTAAACGTCCGAAAATAGATGAACATTGCACTCGCTGATGCAACGCGACCGATACGGCCATGAAATTCTCCACagcatatacacatacacaaaAAGTAACTAGATTGTTCAAAGCACATTTACCGGAAATgacgaatttgttttttttcttcaaacgacatcgaaacgatatttaaaaCAGGACTCTAAGAATCTTACTAACTATAAGAATAATTAATTGTCAATAAAACATTTCTCATTGAGAaagcattatttaaaataatgtctTGTTCTAAAAAATccatttttctccatttttttttatgtttaagTAAAAGTATctcaatattgaaataaaaatttgttatttaataCTTTGTAGACAGTAAGtcaaaacaaaatattttttcttcattttctaacTATTCAATTAGAACCATTGATTTCACATTTGAAATACTGATTTATTTGCATTCATTTTGGTACCCATTGCTTCAAATAGTGTTTTAAATACTTCAATTTCAAATTGTagacaattttgtttaaaaaatcattGCTGTTACGCCATACGCATACATGGTACCATTGTCTCCATCTATAGTGAATTATGCAGCGCTTCAttaatatcgattttttttcgaACTAAGCATGATTCAAACGAGATCCGTAGATAACTTTTTAACTTTCTTGAAGATAAGTGAAACTCAAGATCAAACGATTGTTTATCACGTAATTGCACGAATTGTTTAAGAAAACTACAAATGTAAGAAACTAAAGGACTTATTTGTTGTAATCGCATAACCTTTAATTAATTAGATTATCGCGTGTCCTAGGAAAACGGAATTATATTAGAGGTTCGTTATTCTTCCAACGTTATGGCGAAGAATATATCAATCTACTTTGGCTTTAACATTATTAATGTTATCAgacgatattaaaaattttcaaaatgttacGACGGAACAGGTGAAGCATGCTTATTATATAATCGTTATGACATGTATGTCGCTTTTACTTAATTTTATCGTCAATGGTTAAAAATACAAAGCGATTCCTTattgttttcattgtttttcaTATTCTTTAACATTCTTTAGAAAGCTTTTTATGTTTTAATTATaactaaaattttgtaattatttacttAGCAAATATCTTCGAGGTTTgattaataaatttcattctacAGATTGAAAAATAGAGTGATTGCTATTGGATTTCTAGTGCTGATTACTGTAATATACAATGAATTTTTAGTCTATGGTATACAAAAGATCAAATGGTCTTTACGAGAATGTTCAGAATGTGTCAAAGTATTACTTGTTGCTGATCCACAGATATTAGGTGAAAAATCTGAAAATTACTTTGGCGCATGGATAGCACGATGGGACAGTGATAGGTATGAATAATGAACAGTTGATTAAATTGTCAAATATGTATAAATTccgattcgtttaaaaaaatttagacATTCACCTCGGTTTTGTTCCACAGTGTTTTACTTTCAGGTACTTAAAGGAAACATTTTCAAGAGCTTTGGACCATTCTCAGCCTCATGTTGTTGCATTTCTAGGAGACCTTATGGATGAAGGTCACGTTGCTGGTGCAGAAACCTTTAAAGCATACAAAGGAAGATTAGATTCTATATTTGAAATGCCTGATCATATAATGGTACAATTATAGTTATCATGAAAcgtgtttaaaattgtttatgtTGTCGTagtatatatagaaatatttttcttctcagAAAATTTATTTGCCGGGTGATAATGATATTGGAGGAGAAGAGGATACGGTCTCGTTTAATATTCATAATAGGTTCAATTTTGCATATTCACAACCAGACACTTTAGTTTATAAGACAGTAACATTTTTCAAggtaataaaatgaaaaataaatgtataaagtgCTTTGAATTATATTGACAGACTTAATATGTTTACTTCACTTATTAGGTAAACAGATTGACTCATACCATGCCAGAAGCTCCAAAAGATGCCTTTCTTAATGATTATGCAGAAAGAAATACAACAAATGTAGTATTCAGTCATATGCCTTTACTATTCATGCCTGGTACTTTTGTCCAAAATGTATGCTGCCTTTTTGCATTTGCAAAAATGTAGTTTCACTGTtgattttcattaatatttacattgtGATAATAGGTTCTGAAAGAATTGTCTCCTCAAGTTATTTTTACTGGGCATGAGCATAAGGCAATGCATATCAGCTTAGATACAGCAACAGACCAATTAAGTGAGATTTGGATTTTACCTCCGTATGAAACACCATTATATCAATTAAGAATGGATGTAGGTGACATTCATGAAGTACAAATGCCTACTTGTTCATACAGGATGGGTACACCTCATACAGGATATGGACTAGCCTATATTGGTAAATAAATTACGAATCTGCATTCatatgtaaactaattaatcttttttcattcaaacatattttattatttttagataCTCAAGAAAAAACTGTAGAATTTACCATTTTATGGTTACCAGGAAGATTTCCACAACTATGGATTTATATCTTTGTTGGAATATTCATTCTGTCATTCAGTATTTTTGTTTGTATTTCCAGTTATTGCTCAAAGAGTCATGCAATTTATAGTCGTATGTCTTCAATATAATGGAGGACATATACATGATCAGAGCTTCTGAATTAATAACAATGATAACTTGGCATTAGAAATGAGGTACAAAGATCCGTCCAATACATGTGATTCTGCTACCATCTATGTCAAGTTTTGAAACAAACAATGTGATGAATATCGCAACAACAATTTAATGATTCATTGCTTAAAAATGAGAAAGATGTGTTATCGTACATAAATAAAAGTACTTGGAACATGTTCCTAAATGTCTTGATCTTGTCACAGTTTACATTTGAAGaatgaacaattaaaattttaattcatttgtACTATAAATCGAAAATCATTTACTTAACTCCTAATATTAAACACGTGGAACGAAGTcaagattatttattattaatatatgtacatttttaGTTACAAAGTATAAGGTTGGAACTGTATAGCTTCTGTATAATCTACCGCTTTTTCTTGTAAGTTGTACTTTCTAAAATAGTATTTGCTGTAATTGTTTATAAAATGGATGCGACAAAAAATTAACTATAGTTCTTCTAATAACTGGgtcaataaaaattataatcgtgCATTGAAATATAGTTAACATAATACTGTTGAGGAAATTTCGTTTAGAAGAgacaatttatatttacatatgtGTAAAACTGTATATATCTGTTTGctcgaaataaatgttaaatgttAAAAATGACCTATTATTTTTTGCAATAGCACCACtgaatataattattacaatttccATTGAAACTTATAACTTTTGAAGTAATgcataaaaaaatttcattggaGTTTTTCAACGAAAACGTAGAATATATCGCCCAATTGTCGATTACTGCGTTTCGTAGTTTCACCCATATGTACGAGCGAATACATAGCACATAGTATGTGTGATTACCGATGCGTGGGTAAATAAATAACATCGCAGTTGCAGAGCCGGTCGCAATGGTTATATTTTACGTCATTTCAGAGAAAAATTACTAATAGAAAATAAGAAGTACGTTTTTACGTagatttcataaaattttattacaaacaaTGGGAAAACGAAAAGCCAGTGATAATGCAGGAAACTCAAATCAGGATTTATGTGAATTTCTGATaggtaaattattgtattctctattttctattatcaaaaatttttaatatttatattccttaaaattttgatataaattaatattcttaatgATATTTGAACAAGTAGTAGTCGTAttcaaaaatttggaaaatctttGATTTTTATTAGATTAATTTATAATTGCAACTAATTTGGATTAATTAAATGTTGAAAttgttaatttctatttttcatttgCAACCaccatataataaaattatataataaaattacagaATTGGCAAATTATGAACGGAATGTcaacaataatatttataaatataatgccTATCGCAAAGCATCGAGTACTTTAAACAGTTTACCTTATAGAGTAACAAGTGGTGATGCAGCAAAAAAATTGCCAGGAATTGGagataaaattgcaaaaaaaattGACGAATTTCTTAGTActggaaaattacaaaaattagaagatgtatttattttaattaatttgcttactgaataattattacataaatgattaaattttgtatttgtttAGATTAATAAGGATGAAAACAATGTTGCAATTAATTTGTTAACACGTGTATCTGGTATTGGACCTGCAAAAGCAAAGGAGTTAGTAGATGCTGGTATTAAGTCATTGGATGATTTAAGAAAGCATTCGGACAAGCTCAATCACCATCAAAAGCTTGGTTTGAAGTATGATGAAATAAcacataaaaattgtatacatattaattattattccttCTATAGTAATGAACATTTTCTTGAGgtattttgaagattttgaggaaagaattccaaaaaaagaaattgaacagATCGAAAAGATTATGAAAGATGCTATTATGAAATTGAGCAACGAATATATTGTAACAATTTGTGGAAGCTACAGACGTGGTAAAAAGGAAAGCGGAGACATTGATGTTCTATTAACACATCCAACATATACTTCTAAAGAGAAAGAATCAAAGAAAAAAGTTTTAATTTTGAGAAATGTTGTTGAATGTCttgagaaaaagaaattgattgTAGATACACTGTCTCTTGGGCCAACAAAATTTATGGTATGTTAATCCTGCTAAGAAAGTggttatattttaaaatgattCTTTTTTAGGGTGTTTGTCACATTCCAAATGATGACAGCAAACCATTTAGAAGACTTGATATTATATTGGCACCTTACGATCAGTATTATTGTGCTATACTTTATTTTACTGGAAGTGACctttttaacaaaaatatgaGGGCACATGCTTTAGAAAAAAAGTATACTTTGAATGAATATACATTAAAGTGTCTCACATCTGAAGGTATGTTTTCAGATATTTGTtacaaaaattactttattgtgtgtgtgtgaaatatatatatatatatatatttcacacacacacatacatttaTTATAGGGGTACCAGGAAATGCAGAAATAATCACATCTGAAGAAGATATTTTCCGAATTTTGAAAATGCCGTACAAAGAACCAAAAGATAGGGATACATAAATGATGCATTTATTCATTGCATATAGATGTTTATATACTATtttgattatttattaattatgttaCTTTCCTTTTCAATTaactattaaaattattgaatacaaacaaagattaaaatatttattacttttatttataataataaaatataaaatttaaaatgaacATTTGAGTTATAATCATTATACCAAGATGTATAGGGAATTGTAAATATGTAACATCATactggtacgtatattttttatacagttATAATAATATCTTTTCGGTAAAGGAGATATGCAATTATCCCCCATAATGTTGTTGTCCATAAATTCATAACAAGA
The Ptiloglossa arizonensis isolate GNS036 chromosome 3, iyPtiAriz1_principal, whole genome shotgun sequence genome window above contains:
- the Mppe gene encoding metallophosphoesterase, with amino-acid sequence MLRRNRLKNRVIAIGFLVLITVIYNEFLVYGIQKIKWSLRECSECVKVLLVADPQILGEKSENYFGAWIARWDSDRYLKETFSRALDHSQPHVVAFLGDLMDEGHVAGAETFKAYKGRLDSIFEMPDHIMKIYLPGDNDIGGEEDTVSFNIHNRFNFAYSQPDTLVYKTVTFFKVNRLTHTMPEAPKDAFLNDYAERNTTNVVFSHMPLLFMPGTFVQNVLKELSPQVIFTGHEHKAMHISLDTATDQLSEIWILPPYETPLYQLRMDVGDIHEVQMPTCSYRMGTPHTGYGLAYIDTQEKTVEFTILWLPGRFPQLWIYIFVGIFILSFSIFVCISSYCSKSHAIYSRMSSI
- the LOC143144371 gene encoding DNA polymerase beta, with the translated sequence MGKRKASDNAGNSNQDLCEFLIELANYERNVNNNIYKYNAYRKASSTLNSLPYRVTSGDAAKKLPGIGDKIAKKIDEFLSTGKLQKLEDINKDENNVAINLLTRVSGIGPAKAKELVDAGIKSLDDLRKHSDKLNHHQKLGLKYFEDFEERIPKKEIEQIEKIMKDAIMKLSNEYIVTICGSYRRGKKESGDIDVLLTHPTYTSKEKESKKKVLILRNVVECLEKKKLIVDTLSLGPTKFMGVCHIPNDDSKPFRRLDIILAPYDQYYCAILYFTGSDLFNKNMRAHALEKKYTLNEYTLKCLTSEGVPGNAEIITSEEDIFRILKMPYKEPKDRDT